One window from the genome of Chloroflexota bacterium encodes:
- a CDS encoding NAD(P)/FAD-dependent oxidoreductase codes for MSDRSIIIIGAGLAGLSAGCYAQMNGYRTRIFEQHTLPGGVCTAWERKGYTIDGCIHWLMGCKPGQSFYQFYREVGALTGNRLLPLDCFTRALDERSGLSVAFTRDLDRLAHDLKAISPQDGDAIDEMIRGAHAMRGIKIDMRKAPELQGRLDTLRQMWSIRKALRYFGQYNNLSVAEFAERFQHPFLRWAITHLFLPEMPFSFLLMVLGQLAEDELAVVEGGSLRFSEAIARHYRSLGGEIVYRACVERILVEDDRAVGVRLADGSEHRADIVISAADGYNTIFEMLEGRYVDDPIRERYTNWPLFRPLILASFGVARSFPNEPPANAIRVKQPLRIAGQDVDAFELRIFNYDASLAPPGKTVLQVLIETDFDWWDTARRDRERYRAEKKRVADEILRWLEGRYPGISAQVEMTDVATPYTFWRYTRNYRGAYEGWLMTPRMFQVHVPKTLPGLANFYMAGQWVEPGGGVPIAIYSGRNVIQLICHQERRRFVTTIADDA; via the coding sequence ATGTCTGATCGATCGATCATCATCATCGGCGCGGGGCTGGCCGGCCTATCCGCCGGATGCTACGCCCAGATGAACGGGTATCGGACGCGCATCTTCGAACAGCACACGTTGCCGGGAGGCGTCTGTACGGCCTGGGAGCGCAAAGGCTATACCATCGACGGGTGCATCCACTGGCTGATGGGATGCAAGCCGGGACAGTCGTTCTATCAGTTCTATCGCGAGGTCGGAGCACTCACGGGCAATCGGCTGCTTCCGTTGGACTGCTTCACCCGGGCGCTGGATGAGCGATCCGGCCTCAGCGTCGCATTCACCCGAGACCTCGACCGCCTCGCTCACGATCTGAAGGCGATCTCGCCCCAGGACGGCGACGCCATCGACGAGATGATCCGCGGGGCACACGCCATGCGAGGCATCAAGATCGACATGCGCAAGGCGCCGGAGCTGCAAGGGCGTTTGGACACCCTGCGGCAGATGTGGTCCATCCGGAAGGCACTCCGATATTTCGGTCAGTATAACAACCTCTCCGTGGCCGAGTTCGCCGAGCGGTTTCAGCATCCCTTCCTGCGATGGGCGATCACGCACCTGTTCCTCCCTGAGATGCCGTTCTCCTTCCTCCTCATGGTCCTGGGGCAGCTGGCGGAGGACGAGCTGGCCGTGGTCGAGGGCGGCTCGCTGCGCTTCTCGGAGGCCATCGCCCGGCACTATCGGTCGCTGGGCGGGGAGATCGTCTACCGCGCCTGCGTGGAGAGGATCCTGGTGGAGGACGATCGGGCGGTCGGGGTGCGGCTGGCCGACGGCTCCGAACACCGAGCGGACATCGTCATCTCGGCCGCCGATGGCTACAACACGATCTTCGAGATGCTGGAGGGCCGATACGTCGACGATCCGATCCGTGAGCGCTACACGAACTGGCCGCTCTTCCGCCCATTGATCCTGGCCAGCTTCGGCGTGGCGCGATCGTTTCCGAATGAGCCGCCCGCCAACGCGATCCGGGTCAAACAGCCCCTGCGCATCGCAGGGCAAGATGTGGACGCCTTCGAGTTACGCATCTTCAACTATGATGCCTCCCTGGCCCCGCCGGGCAAAACCGTCCTTCAAGTGCTCATCGAGACCGATTTCGACTGGTGGGATACGGCGCGTCGGGATCGGGAGCGCTACAGGGCGGAGAAAAAGCGCGTGGCCGACGAGATCCTCCGCTGGCTGGAGGGCCGCTATCCTGGCATCTCCGCGCAGGTGGAGATGACCGACGTCGCCACGCCGTACACCTTCTGGCGCTACACCCGCAATTACCGGGGGGCATATGAAGGCTGGCTGATGACCCCACGGATGTTTCAGGTCCACGTGCCCAAGACCCTGCCGGGTCTTGCGAACTTCTACATGGCCGGGCAATGGGTGGAGCCGGGCGGCGGCGTGCCCATCGCCATCTACTCCGGACGGAACGTGATCCAGCTGATCTGTCACCAGGAACGAAGGCGCTTCGTGACCACCATCGCCGATGATGCGTAA
- a CDS encoding sulfatase-like hydrolase/transferase produces MPGKDPRFPNILFILTDDQGYWAMHCAGNEEIYTPNLDRLAAHGIRFENFFCASPVCSPARASILTGRIPSQHGVHDWIRKGCMDATGLEPNRDDDRSIEYLAGLRAYTDFLAEAGYVCGISGKWHLGDSLTPQKGFSYWHVFPWGGGNYYNAYMIRDGELERDPRYLTDVITEGGLKFLDAQAETDAPFYLSVHYTAPHSPWDRGQHPEELIALYADCEFHTCPIVPGGHPWQINSAPKGRGARRHELLSGYFAAITGLDYGVGQLLDKLEEMGVLGNTLVIFTSDNGMNMGHHGIWGKGNGTFPMNMYDTSVKVPMIISRPGHVPEGVVDAHLLSHYDLMPTLLEYLGLENPEAEMLPGRSFAPLLRGEPLNEREHVVVFDEYGPVRMIRTREWKYVHRYPYGPHELYDLVNDPGEERNLIDDERYRARAEELKAELEGWFLRYVDPRVDGVREPVTGKGQLDLAGVPGRGRKAFADDWWYIDEDGNRLDNKRWFYGRIG; encoded by the coding sequence ATGCCTGGCAAAGACCCACGTTTCCCCAATATCCTCTTCATCCTGACGGATGACCAGGGATATTGGGCGATGCACTGCGCGGGCAACGAGGAGATCTACACGCCGAACCTGGATCGCCTCGCGGCCCACGGGATCCGCTTCGAGAACTTCTTCTGCGCCTCGCCGGTGTGCTCGCCCGCCCGGGCGTCCATTCTAACGGGGCGTATCCCCTCGCAGCATGGGGTCCACGACTGGATCCGCAAGGGATGTATGGATGCGACCGGGCTGGAGCCGAATCGGGACGACGACCGCTCCATTGAATATCTGGCCGGGCTGCGCGCCTACACGGACTTCCTGGCGGAGGCCGGCTACGTCTGTGGCATCAGCGGCAAGTGGCACCTGGGCGACAGCCTGACCCCCCAGAAGGGGTTCTCCTATTGGCATGTCTTCCCCTGGGGAGGCGGGAACTACTACAACGCCTACATGATCCGGGACGGCGAACTGGAGCGAGATCCCCGTTATCTCACCGATGTGATCACCGAGGGAGGGTTGAAGTTCCTGGACGCTCAGGCGGAGACGGACGCGCCGTTCTACCTCAGCGTCCACTACACAGCACCCCACTCCCCGTGGGATCGGGGACAGCACCCGGAGGAACTGATCGCCCTGTATGCAGATTGCGAGTTTCACACCTGTCCCATCGTGCCCGGAGGACATCCCTGGCAGATCAACAGCGCGCCCAAGGGGCGAGGCGCCAGACGGCACGAGCTGTTGAGCGGGTACTTCGCCGCCATCACGGGGCTAGACTACGGGGTGGGTCAGCTCCTGGACAAGCTGGAGGAGATGGGCGTCCTGGGTAACACGCTCGTCATCTTCACCAGCGACAATGGTATGAACATGGGGCACCATGGCATCTGGGGAAAGGGAAACGGCACGTTCCCTATGAACATGTACGATACCTCCGTCAAGGTCCCGATGATCATCTCCCGGCCGGGGCACGTGCCCGAGGGTGTGGTGGATGCACACCTGCTGAGCCATTACGACCTCATGCCCACGCTGTTGGAGTACCTGGGACTGGAGAACCCCGAAGCCGAGATGCTCCCGGGAAGGAGCTTCGCCCCGCTCCTCCGGGGAGAGCCCCTGAACGAACGGGAGCACGTGGTCGTCTTCGATGAATACGGCCCGGTGCGCATGATCCGCACCCGTGAATGGAAGTACGTCCACCGCTACCCGTACGGCCCCCACGAGCTATACGATCTGGTGAACGATCCGGGCGAGGAGCGCAACCTCATCGATGACGAGAGGTATCGGGCTCGTGCGGAGGAGCTGAAGGCGGAGCTGGAGGGTTGGTTCCTGCGCTACGTGGACCCCCGGGTGGACGGCGTCCGGGAGCCCGTCACCGGGAAGGGACAGCTGGACCTGGCGGGCGTTCCCGGGCGAGGCCGCAAAGCGTTCGCCGACGACTGGTGGTACATCGACGAGGACGGCAACCGCCTGGATAATAAGCGTTGGTTCTACGGACGGATTGGGTGA